A genomic stretch from Thermonema lapsum includes:
- a CDS encoding GNAT family N-acetyltransferase, whose product MEVVSLKTCLTDDLLLHSWQRLCVDTYRATYVPAFPEADIEAYIQRHFHKEQLKQWASDSRYEGWIAHTGGQAAGYVLLRKGIAPNNKFDSRQVCLDKFYVSPDWQGKGIAIRLWQAALFFALKEGYKQLWLITWRNNGRAIRFYEKIGFRTVGTHPFRLGTKTYFDYLMVYEPVTGNGV is encoded by the coding sequence ATGGAAGTAGTTTCTTTAAAAACCTGTCTGACGGACGACCTCCTGCTCCATAGTTGGCAGCGCCTTTGTGTGGATACTTACCGGGCTACTTATGTGCCTGCCTTCCCGGAAGCAGACATTGAGGCGTACATACAGCGACATTTTCACAAGGAGCAACTTAAGCAGTGGGCAAGCGACTCCCGTTATGAAGGGTGGATTGCCCACACCGGTGGGCAGGCAGCCGGTTATGTGTTGTTGCGAAAGGGCATTGCTCCCAATAACAAGTTCGACTCGCGGCAGGTATGTTTGGACAAGTTCTACGTATCGCCCGATTGGCAGGGAAAGGGCATAGCTATACGCTTATGGCAAGCAGCCCTTTTTTTCGCTTTGAAGGAAGGTTACAAACAATTGTGGCTAATTACATGGCGCAACAACGGGCGTGCCATTCGCTTTTATGAGAAAATAGGATTTCGTACAGTAGGTACTCATCCTTTTCGTTTAGGAACAAAGACCTATTTTGACTACTTGATGGTATATGAACCGGTTACTGGAAATGGGGTTTAA